In Herbinix luporum, a single window of DNA contains:
- a CDS encoding alpha-hydroxy acid oxidase has product MNITNKITREYFDSLLLEFRLMDGIIPSTEFNLYGETFSSPIMTAALSHLKTFNQDLENPMVDYAKGAALANCVHWIGMGSNEELESVIKTGAATIKIIKPYEDEDKIYKKIEHAEKVGALAVGMDIDHIFANDGSLDIVLGEKMSIKSPSTLGKYISSTKLPFIIKGVLSVKDAVKSVEIGAKGIVISHHGGRLDYAVPPLMILPDIAKEIGKDIPIFVDCGITSGMDAYKALALGATAVSVGGHLIPYIRKGGVQGVYDRLQAMTNELRGLMANTGVKDVNSFDSTVIHHKNF; this is encoded by the coding sequence ATGAATATTACCAATAAAATTACACGGGAATATTTTGACAGTTTATTACTGGAGTTTCGATTGATGGATGGGATTATACCCTCTACAGAATTTAACTTGTATGGAGAGACATTTTCTTCACCGATTATGACAGCAGCATTATCCCATCTTAAAACATTTAACCAAGATTTGGAAAATCCCATGGTGGACTATGCTAAAGGGGCCGCATTAGCTAATTGTGTTCATTGGATTGGTATGGGCAGTAATGAGGAGCTGGAAAGTGTTATAAAAACCGGCGCAGCTACTATTAAAATTATTAAACCTTATGAGGATGAAGATAAAATTTATAAAAAAATTGAACATGCAGAGAAAGTGGGAGCTTTAGCGGTTGGTATGGACATAGACCATATATTTGCTAATGATGGCAGCCTTGATATTGTTTTAGGTGAAAAAATGTCCATAAAATCACCATCTACTTTAGGCAAATATATTAGCTCAACTAAATTACCATTTATAATCAAAGGGGTTTTAAGTGTAAAGGATGCAGTTAAATCTGTTGAAATCGGTGCAAAGGGAATAGTAATATCTCATCATGGAGGCCGTTTAGATTATGCTGTTCCTCCTCTTATGATTCTACCTGATATTGCAAAGGAAATAGGTAAAGACATCCCAATCTTTGTTGATTGCGGAATTACATCCGGTATGGATGCATACAAAGCTTTAGCTCTTGGAGCTACGGCTGTCAGTGTCGGAGGCCACCTAATTCCATATATTCGTAAAGGCGGTGTACAGGGGGTATACGACCGCTTACAAGCTATGACAAATGAACTTCGTGGACTTATGGCCAATACCGGAGTGAAGGATGTTAATAGCTTTGATTCTACAGTTATTCACCATAAGAACTTTTAA
- a CDS encoding S8 family peptidase, translating into MADTYINIKNGEKVKDFEAGSLYKIKYKDKVKDVIVFNNGKTEDYSASKHGSYFKSSKISEPLEKLIKEDENQELTVAIWFKDIDQTAIEKEAKELLKIDDINKIDNKTLQKYIEVKRELAKVKYESLNKRYYDKYLPNEEVVFISNYAPLIIVNIKIYKILKLSEFDDILSFQLVEKDEKKEETSYSIPNINANYLRNNLNLRGSGIKVGIVEINYADKSNSQLNDRNIIFDVSDAVASQDTGSHATKVASIIVGRTQGIVPDATVYMTAAKNRLEDYEKIEWLMDQGVSVINYSAGYSTGAGLYSDMAKWIDHLSFQHNITFVKSSGNGGDNSYITDPGMAYNGITVSSINDNNSFNEPNWNDDSFSNYSSFLEIEGGYKPDLSAPGEDISVAGFLGSNGTSFSAAHVTGVIAQILQSSPDLIFKPCALNAILKAGTLHKTANDYNFYSMIPDYSNREGAGVIDAKGAYQSANASNYIQVQLDNGLFPYSYPITINYTSSPVRIVLNWHKQNSILNNGSIDLRNISDMDLYIIDPNGQIVAASTTANNNTEMVEFTPTVKGTYTVIVDGYILENTYEVFGLAWYQK; encoded by the coding sequence TTGGCGGATACATATATAAATATTAAAAATGGCGAAAAAGTAAAAGATTTTGAAGCAGGCAGTCTTTATAAGATTAAATACAAAGACAAGGTTAAGGATGTTATTGTTTTTAATAACGGAAAAACAGAAGATTATTCAGCAAGCAAACATGGCAGTTATTTTAAAAGCAGTAAAATATCTGAACCCTTGGAAAAACTAATCAAAGAAGATGAAAATCAAGAACTTACTGTGGCTATCTGGTTTAAAGACATAGATCAAACAGCCATTGAAAAAGAGGCAAAAGAATTGCTTAAAATTGACGATATTAATAAAATAGACAATAAGACTTTGCAAAAGTACATAGAAGTAAAGAGAGAATTAGCCAAAGTCAAATATGAGTCCCTTAATAAAAGATATTATGACAAATATCTGCCAAATGAGGAAGTAGTTTTTATCAGTAACTATGCCCCATTAATTATAGTAAATATTAAGATTTACAAAATTCTAAAACTCAGTGAATTTGATGATATTCTATCCTTCCAATTGGTTGAAAAGGATGAGAAGAAGGAAGAGACTAGCTACAGTATTCCAAATATTAATGCAAATTATCTTCGCAATAATCTAAATCTGAGGGGTAGTGGAATAAAGGTAGGAATTGTAGAAATTAATTATGCCGATAAATCAAATTCACAACTGAATGATCGGAATATTATTTTTGACGTTTCAGATGCCGTTGCCAGTCAAGATACAGGAAGTCATGCAACTAAAGTAGCAAGTATTATAGTAGGTAGAACCCAGGGTATCGTTCCGGATGCTACCGTATATATGACAGCTGCAAAAAATAGACTTGAAGACTATGAGAAAATTGAATGGCTAATGGATCAAGGGGTAAGTGTAATTAATTATAGTGCAGGATACTCAACAGGAGCCGGCCTATATAGTGATATGGCAAAATGGATTGATCATTTGAGTTTTCAGCATAATATTACCTTTGTAAAAAGCTCAGGAAACGGAGGCGACAACTCTTATATAACAGATCCGGGCATGGCATATAATGGGATAACCGTAAGTTCCATTAATGATAATAATTCTTTTAATGAACCAAATTGGAACGATGATAGTTTCTCAAACTATAGCTCATTTTTAGAAATTGAAGGTGGATATAAGCCGGATTTGTCAGCACCGGGAGAAGACATATCCGTTGCCGGATTTTTAGGCAGTAATGGGACAAGTTTTTCCGCTGCTCATGTAACAGGTGTAATAGCCCAAATCCTTCAGTCTAGCCCCGATTTAATCTTTAAGCCATGTGCACTAAATGCAATTTTAAAAGCCGGAACCCTGCACAAAACTGCAAACGATTATAATTTCTATAGTATGATACCTGATTATTCCAACAGGGAAGGAGCCGGAGTTATTGATGCGAAAGGAGCTTATCAATCTGCCAATGCTAGCAATTATATACAAGTGCAGTTAGACAATGGTTTATTTCCATATAGCTATCCAATCACAATTAACTATACTTCCTCTCCTGTGAGAATTGTTTTAAATTGGCATAAGCAAAATTCAATCTTAAATAATGGGTCTATAGATTTAAGAAATATTTCTGATATGGATTTATATATCATTGATCCAAACGGACAGATTGTTGCAGCCAGCACAACAGCTAATAATAATACAGAGATGGTTGAGTTTACACCGACAGTTAAGGGTACATATACAGTTATTGTAGATGGATATATATTAGAAAATACCTATGAAGTATTTGGCTTGGCATGGTATCAAAAATAA
- a CDS encoding sialate O-acetylesterase: protein MKYLAWHGIKNNGDPSWPGKVNSMVEDLKKDLNLGDIPFIAGEMLYSGMCSGHNVLVNQLPSVVKNCYVVSAEGLVGDPGDGLWGLHFDHDSQVTLGIRYAEKMKEALGW from the coding sequence ATGAAGTATTTGGCTTGGCATGGTATCAAAAATAACGGAGACCCTAGTTGGCCGGGAAAAGTTAATTCCATGGTAGAAGACTTGAAAAAAGATCTTAACTTAGGTGACATTCCCTTTATAGCCGGAGAAATGTTATATAGCGGTATGTGCTCAGGACATAATGTCTTAGTAAATCAGTTACCCTCTGTTGTTAAAAACTGTTATGTGGTATCTGCAGAAGGTTTAGTAGGAGATCCTGGGGACGGACTATGGGGGCTTCATTTCGACCATGATTCCCAAGTTACCCTTGGTATTAGATATGCAGAAAAAATGAAAGAGGCTCTTGGTTGGTAA